In one window of Synechococcus sp. M16CYN DNA:
- a CDS encoding TIGR04283 family arsenosugar biosynthesis glycosyltransferase: MAGLSVVIPTLNEARYLPLLLADLHRWRDSSQIIVVDGGSTDRTIQVALQGGAIAVQSPIKGRGQQLKWGIQFAQNSWLLVLHADSRLSVDWVNQVAKVQACCLPRRAAWTFAFRIDERRPMLQLLEWCVNIRSRWKQIPYGDQGLLIHRSLYDLSGGYRPLALMEDLDLVLRLRRISRIGILGCALTTSGRSWKKRGVLKTAWRNAQLRQRWTNGDSPDQLLEVYRS, translated from the coding sequence ATGGCAGGGCTAAGTGTGGTGATTCCTACCCTCAATGAGGCGAGGTACCTTCCTCTTCTATTGGCAGATTTGCATCGGTGGCGAGATAGTTCACAAATCATTGTCGTGGATGGTGGCAGTACAGATCGAACTATCCAGGTGGCCCTTCAAGGAGGGGCCATCGCTGTGCAGAGTCCAATCAAGGGGCGAGGTCAACAACTGAAATGGGGAATTCAGTTTGCACAAAACAGCTGGCTATTAGTGCTGCATGCCGACAGCCGCTTGAGCGTCGACTGGGTTAATCAAGTCGCAAAGGTCCAAGCCTGCTGCCTTCCTCGCCGCGCGGCTTGGACCTTTGCCTTTCGCATTGATGAACGGCGACCGATGCTGCAGTTGCTGGAGTGGTGCGTGAATATTCGCAGTCGTTGGAAACAGATACCGTACGGAGACCAAGGTCTTCTGATCCATCGTAGTTTGTACGACTTGTCGGGAGGGTACCGACCGTTGGCGCTGATGGAAGACCTTGACCTGGTGTTAAGGCTACGGCGAATCAGCCGGATCGGAATTTTGGGGTGTGCTCTTACTACTAGTGGACGGAGTTGGAAAAAGAGGGGTGTGCTGAAAACAGCTTGGCGTAATGCGCAACTACGACAGCGTTGGACTAATGGTGATAGCCCAGACCAACTCTTAGAAGTCTACAGGAGCTAA